From the genome of Sphingopyxis sp. DBS4:
TGATGAACAGGCTGGCGAAGGTCGGCGTATAGGCGTCGTCATTGCCGTTCGACCCCGAACCGAAGATCGACGCCACCGCGCCCGCGGTGATGCCGCTGTCGATATATTTGGGCGACGCGCACTGCATCAGCACCGAACGGAAGATCGGCGCGCCATATTCGTCGATCGCGGCGCTCTGCGTTCCCGATGCGGTCTGCGTCCGGCTGATGTTGATGCAGGGGTTGGTCGGGCTGACCAGCACCGAGTTGTAGAGGCCATAATCGGTGCCGCCGCGCAGCAGGATCGAGGCCTTGTCCGACGAGGCGTTCTGCGAATTCTGGAAGAAGACGAAGTTCGCCACCCGCGTGTTCTGGCGCGGATTGTTGCCGTCGAGCGCATTGTCGGTATCGGCCTCGATCATCGCGTCGCCGATATTCGGGCGCTGGACGACGATACCGTATTGGAAGTTCGCCTTGGTGCCGACGTCGGTGTCGAGATTGTCGTCCTCGGCGCCCACCGCGATGAAATGTTTCACATGCGCATGGCCGCCGAATACTTCGACCGCGTCATCGGAGCTGTTGTACGACATGATATGGTCGATCTGCGTGGCCGACCCCACGCCTTCGAGCGTCAGCGACTGAAGCTCGCTGTTCGACGAGAGGACATAGCCCGAATAGCGGATCTGGACATAGCTCATCCGGCCGCTGTTGTCGTTGGCGAGGCTGCCGCCATAGAGCGCGTCGTCGACCGCGCCTTCGGTCTGGCGCTCGCAGGCGTCGGTGCCGGGCGCGGCGCCGGTGGCGGCGCAGTCGGTGACCGGGGCGCGGCCGCTCAGCACGACGCCGCCCCACTGGCCCGACGAGCTTTCGGTGTTGAGCCCCTGGACGTTGTCGCGGCTGGTGAAGATGATCGGCTGGGTCGCGGTCCCGACCGCCTGGATCTTGTTGCCGCGATTGACGTTCAGCCACGACGGACCCGATTCGCCATAGAGGATGACGCCGGGATCGATCGTCAGCGTGACATCGGGCTTGTCGCTCGCTTCCTCGGTCGGCCCCTGATCGTAACCGACATCGACGCGGCCGTTGATGCGATAGAGGAGGCCGGCGATCTTCGGCAGCGTCGAATTGGCGGTGATGCGCGCGGGCAGCGTGCAGACGCGCCAGCTGCCGAGCGCGCTATTGCTGATCGTGCCGGCGTCGGTCAGCGCCCCGCCGCCGATGGTCGGGCAGCCCGCGGCCGGAGTGACGGTCGGCGTCGGAGTCGGCGTGGGGGTCGGGGTCGGCGTGGGGGTCGGCGTCGGATTGATGATGATCGTACCGCCCTCGCCCGGCGACGCGATATCGTCGGCGCCGCAGGCGGCAAGGGTGGAACAGGCCACGCTGGTTAGCATGATCAGACGAACGCGTGCGAAAGCCGCCATGAAATTCTCCGTTCCCGGTGTGCGCACGAGGGGCGCTGTGAAAAACCACCGGCGAACAAAGGAGGATGTGCCGCCCCGCCCCCGGTGACGCCGCCACTAGGGTGATTCGATGACGGTCTGACGCCAGAGCCGTGACAGTCCGATGACGCTTCGGGGTCGCTTCGATGACATTCGCAAAAAGCGCTGAGGTCCGCGCCTTCGCGGTGCGACCGCCGGGCGACGAAATAAAAGCGGCGAAGCTCGCTTGCATCGCCCGAAAAGCTTTGCTAGGCGCCCGCTCCTACCTGGTGCCGGCCCGTCCGGACCATCATGATGTGCGGTCGTGGCGGAACTGGTAGACGCGCAACGTTGAGGTCGTTGTGGCCGAAAGGCCGTGGAAGTTCGAGTCTTCTCGACCGCACCAATATCCCTTGATAACAAAGGGAAATTTTGGAACTCTGGTACAATTTGCTACACAGAGGAATCTGCGGCCCGTTCAAAATGCAAGATGAATGAGGCTGCGTTCGGGGCTCGATTGCCCCCGATTCAGTCGTCGCGGGGACGACCTCGGCGAACGTAAATTTCGGTGCTTCGCATCCTCGCCCCATTCGCGAACCGCCTCAGGATGCCATCGCGGCTATGCCAGCGCCTCGCTCGCTTTCTATTCGGGCGTTCCCAAGGATCGCGATCTGGCCGCGGTCTATGACGCGGCCTATAATCGCTACGCTCTCGCTCCCAACCCCGAAGGCACGCACGGCTACGCCGCGTTCGGCCATCTCACCGGCTACGGCGCGTCCTATTACACCTATCAATGGTCCAAGGCGCTCGCGAGCGATCTGCTCAGCGAATTCCGCAAACATGGCCTGCGCGATCAGGTCACCGCCATGCGTTATCGCAACCTGATCCTCGCGCCCGGCGGGTCGGCGTCGATGAATCAGCTCGCGCGAAATTTCCTCGGCCGCGACTGGACGGTGGACGCCTATCGGGCGGAGTTGCAGTCAGGCCGGTAGCCGGCGGCAGATCGGGGTTCCTTGCCGCGGGGCTTTCCCCTATTCGATGCGGCGGCGCGGGTATGAGGTCGCGACCGGGGCAATGATAGGCCCGCACGAGGGGAGAGAAGGTCATGCCGCGTCGCACATTCACGCTTTTCGGCGCGCTGCTGACCGCGGCGTCGCTTGCGGCGCTGACCGGATGCGGCGGAGAGGGTGCGCCGCAGGCGAAGGAGGAAGCGGCCGCCCATGCGCGCGCCTGCCCGCGCATCGCCGACACGCCGGTGCGCCTCGCTGGCGGAACGTTCGAGATGGGCGAAGAGGATGTCTATGACGAGGAGGGGCCGGTGCGGACGACGACCGTCCACGGCTTCTGGATCGATCCGCACGAAGTGACCAACCGCCAGTTCGCCGCCTTCGTCGCGGCGACCCACTATGTCACGGTCGCCGAGAAGCCGGTCGATCCCAAACAGTTCAACGTCCC
Proteins encoded in this window:
- a CDS encoding M3 family metallopeptidase, translating into MRLRSGLDCPRFSRRGDDLGERKFRCFASSPHSRTASGCHRGYASASLAFYSGVPKDRDLAAVYDAAYNRYALAPNPEGTHGYAAFGHLTGYGASYYTYQWSKALASDLLSEFRKHGLRDQVTAMRYRNLILAPGGSASMNQLARNFLGRDWTVDAYRAELQSGR